A genomic window from Sorex araneus isolate mSorAra2 chromosome 2, mSorAra2.pri, whole genome shotgun sequence includes:
- the CNOT8 gene encoding CCR4-NOT transcription complex subunit 8: MPAALVENSQVICEVWASNLEEEMRRIREVVLSYSYIAMDTEFPGVVVRPIGEFRSSIDYQYQLLRCNVDLLKIIQLGLTFTNEKGEYPSGINTWQFNFKFNLTEDMYSQDSIDLLANSGLQFQKHEEEGIDTLHFAELLMTSGVVLCDNVKWLSFHSGYDFGYMVKLLTDSRLPEEEHEFFHILNLFFPSIYDVKYLMKSCKNLKGGLQEVADQLDLQRIGRQHQAGSDSLLTGMAFFRMKELFFEDSIDDAKYCGRLYGLGTGVAQKQNEDVDSAPDKMSILALINNMQQ, encoded by the exons ATGCCTGCGGCACTGGTGGAGAACAGCCAGGTGATCTGCGAGGTCTGGGCCAGCAACCTGGAGGAGGAGATGCGCAGGATCCGCGAGGTCGTGCTCAGCTACAGCTACATCGCCATG GATACAGAATTTCCAGGTGTCGTGGTGCGACCCATTGGCGAATTTCGTAGTTCCATTGATTACCAGTATCAGCTTTTACGGTGCAATgttgaccttttaaaaattatccagCTCGGACTTACGTTCACGAATGAGAAGGGAGAATATCCGTCTGGAATCAATACTTGGCAGTTCAACTTCAAGTTCAACCTGAC CGAGGACATGTACTCCCAGGACTCCATAGATCTCCTCGCCAACTCGGGGCTGCAGTTCCAGAAGCACGAGGAGGAAGGGATCGACACGCTGCACTTCGCAGAGCTGCTCATGACGTCAGGCGTGGTCCTGTGTGACAATGTCAAGTGGCTGTCCTTCCACAG CGGCTACGACTTTGGCTACATGGTCAAGTTACTCACCGATTCTCGTTTGCCGGAAGAGGAGCACGAGTTCTTCCACATTCTGAACCTATTTTTCCCGTCGATCTATGATGTGAAGTACCTGATGAAGAGCTGCAAGAATCTCAAG GGAGGCCTTCAGGAGGTGGCTGACCAGCTGGACCTGCAGCGCATTGGGAGGCAGCACCAGGCTGGCTCGGACTCCCTGCTCACGGGCATGGCCTTCTTCCGGATGAAGGAG TTGTTTTTTGAGGACAGCATTGATGACGCCAAGTACTGTGGGCGGCTCTATGGCCTGGGCACGGGCGTGGCCCAGAAGCAGAATGAAGATGTGGACTCTGCCCCGGACAAGATGAGCATCCTGGCCCTCATCAACAACATGCAGCAGTAG